From a region of the Salminus brasiliensis chromosome 4, fSalBra1.hap2, whole genome shotgun sequence genome:
- the LOC140554591 gene encoding probable N-acetyltransferase camello: MAEVRIRSYEDGDDEGVKEVFTLGMHGLLRASCLHVLKQPHIQMLLVCVFCTLLASSRSLLLPILAVTLLLAAGRQGVYRIIVTLIESSMSGDLKDIRQTYLEQPNSCFWVAESQGRVVGTVACRPALKNKGYVELKRMSVRHSHRGQGIAKALCRAVEDFAREQGLPAVVLYTSVVQIDAQKLYERMGYKKVREFASDELCSWITKVIVIEYRLDLQQPGN; the protein is encoded by the coding sequence ATGGCTGAAGTGCGGATTCGCAGCTATGAGGACGGCGACGACGAGGGCGTCAAAGAAGTCTTCACTCTTGGTATGCATGGACTCCTCCGAGCCTCCTGCCTGCATGTGCTGAAGCAGCCACACATTCAGatgctgctggtgtgtgtgttctgcacgCTGCTGGCCAGCTCCAGGTCCCTCCTGCTGCCCATACTGGCAGTCACTCTCCTACTGGCCGCAGGGCGGCAGGGAGTTTATCGCATTATAGTCACCTTAATTGAGAGCAGCATGAGTGGTGACCTCAAAGACATCCGTCAGACCTACTTGGAGCAGCCCAACTCTTGCTTTTGGGTGGCTGAGAGCCAGGGTCGGGTGGTGGGCACGGTGGCGTGCCGCCCTGCGTTGAAGAACAAAGGCTATGTGGAGCTCAAGCGAATGTCAGTGAGGCACTCCCACAGGGGCCAGGGCATCGCCAAAGCTCTGTGCCGTGCTGTGGAGGACTTTGCCCGAGAACAGGGCTTGCCTGCTGTGGTGCTCTACACTTCGGTAGTCCAGATCGATGCTCAGAAGTTGTATGAGCGCATGGGTTACAAGAAGGTCAGAGAGTTTGCTTCAGATGAACTGTGCTCTTGGATCACTAAAGTCATAGTGATCGAGTACAGGCTTGACTTGCAGCAGCCAGGAAACTGA
- the LOC140554590 gene encoding probable N-acetyltransferase camello produces the protein METCVMMWYQIREYRDSDYSAVREVYSTGFREHVGAVCVLTLKQHWVQAVLSVLFLLFLILSGSFLASLLCLGGVLLAGRFAVICLFEQGVQLGLREDLKDIWASYMHPGQVSCFWVAESEGSIVGTVGLLPCVEEPGAWELKRISVRKEFRGQGLAKALCWAALRFAASRNVDRVVLFTSLVQSDAHQLYCRLGFHKEEEFVWPSLPARLINFLVFKYTYKVGCGDDS, from the exons ATGGAAACCTGTGTAATG ATGTGGTATCAGATCCGTGAGTATCGGGACTCGGACTATTCCGCTGTGCGGGAAGTGTACTCTACAGGTTTCAGAGAGCATGTGGGAGCTGTGTGTGTCCTGACTCTGAAGCAACACTGGGTTCAGGCTGTGCTGTCTGTACTGTTCCTCCTCTTCCTGATCCTCTCTGGCTCGTTCCTGGCCTCTCTGCTGTGTCTTGGAGGGGTCCTGCTGGCTGGTCGGTTTGCTGTCATCTGCCTCTTTGAACAGGGAGTACAACTGGGGCTCAGAGAAGACCTGAAGGACATTTGGGCTTCATACATGCACCCAGGCCAGGTCAGTTGCTTCTGGGTAGCAGAGTCTGAAGGCTCCATTGTGGGGACAGTGGGTCTATTGCCATGTGTGGAAGAGCCTGGAGCGTGGGAGCTAAAGCGCATCTCTGTGAGGAAGGAGTTCCGGGGTCAAGGCCTCGCTAAGGCGCTGTGTTGGGCTGCCCTGAGGTTCGCAGCTAGCCGAAATGTGGACAGGGTGGTGCTCTTTACTTCACTGGTTCAATCAGATGCTCATCAGCTCTACTGTAGACTGGGATTCCACAAGGAAGAGGAGTTTGTGTGGCCATCGCTTCCTGCCAGACTGATCAACTTCTTggtatttaaatatacatataaggTTGGGTGTGGAGATGACAGTTAA